In Rosa chinensis cultivar Old Blush chromosome 1, RchiOBHm-V2, whole genome shotgun sequence, a genomic segment contains:
- the LOC112201603 gene encoding acyltransferase Pun1, with protein sequence MGSPATCTQSLVNITSRKIIRPSSPTPHHQRTLNLSLLDQIFPPTLYPAIIYFYSSDHFPSNDVSESLQRSLSKALVQFYPLAGRLNGPASVDCNDEGAYFLEAQVNCQLLDLLKLPEHSLLNNLIPEFDPQTAHSALGSAVLLVQMSRFNCGGIALAVSLSHKIADGTSYQIFVRAWADIHRDHEYESQLMVPQFNGASLLPAKDYFVNNLGLPKWLPEYQGLTTRRFVFDVTKIANLKAKIGGTNVQLVSAIILKSARAASYQSKPETSSTTTVLSQAVSFRRSMGSVVGENAMGNWFWPVQVVFKPNEMELHELVANMRRDITDFYNEKAGKFKGEDGFLVMSELFRERGELYRNTKGCISVYRATSLCKLPVYEVDFGWGKPTWVTGQSNQKNVFVLFDTKRGDGIEAWVTLDEEDMAIFETDKELLSFASLNPSASVNHHSRM encoded by the coding sequence ATGGGTTCACCAGCAACATGCACCCAGTCACTGGTAAATATCACCTCAAGAAAGATCATTAGACCCTCGTCTCCAACTCCTCATCACCAAAGAACTCTCAACCTCTCTCTTTTGGACCAAATCTTCCCTCCTACCTTATACCCTGCCATCATATATTTCTACTCCAGTGATCATTTTCCTTCAAATGATGTTTCGGAGAGCTTACAAAGATCGCTGTCTAAGGCTTTGGTTCAATTTTATCCCCTGGCCGGCCGACTAAATGGCCCTGCTTCCGTCGACTGCAATGATGAAGGGGCTTATTTTCTTGAGGCCCAAGTCAACTGCCAGCTCTTGGACTTGCTTAAACTTCCTGAACACAGCTTACTCAACAACCTCATCCCGGAGTTTGATCCTCAAACTGCCCATTCCGCTTTAGGTTCTGCAGTTTTGCTTGTCCAAATGAGTCGTTTTAACTGCGGAGGAATCGCCCTTGCTGTGTCGCTGTCGCACAAGATCGCAGATGGAACCTCATATCAAATATTTGTACGAGCATGGGCAGACATACATCGTGACCATGAATATGAGAGTCAACTAATGGTACCACAGTTTAACGGAGCATCTCTGTTGCCGGCTAAAGACTACTTTGTAAACAACTTAGGGTTACCAAAGTGGTTGCCAGAGTATCAAGGTTTAACTACTAGGAGGTTCGTGTTTGATGTCACGAAGATTGCCAATCTCAAGGCTAAAATTGGAGGTACAAATGTACAACTTGTTTCAGCAATCATCTTGAAAAGTGCTCGTGCTGCTTCTTATCAATCCAAGCCAGAGACGAGTTCAACTACAACAGTGTTGTCGCAAGCGGTAAGTTTCCGTAGAAGTATGGGTTCGGTAGTAGGGGAAAATGCCATGGGAAATTGGTTTTGGCCAGTTCAAGTGGTATTCAAACCAAACGAGATGGAACTACATGAGTTGGTGGCAAATATGAGGAGAGACATAACAGACTTCTACAACGAAAAGGCCGGCAAATTCAAAGGGGAAGATGGGTTCTTGGTGATGTCTGAGTTGTTTAGAGAGAGGGGCGAGCTTTATAGAAACACCAAGGGATGCATCAGTGTTTATAGGGCCACAAGTTTGTGCAAGCTCCCTgtatatgaagttgattttgggtGGGGGAAACCAACATGGGTTACTGGCCAAAGCAACCAGAAGAACGTATTTGTGCTGTTTGATACAAAACGTGGCGATGGGATCGAAGCATGGGTGACACTTGATGAAGAAGATATGGCCATATTTGAGACTGATAAGGAGCTTCTTTCATTCGCTTCTCTAAACCCTAGTGCTAGTGTCAATCATCACTCTCGTATGTGA